From a region of the Panicum virgatum strain AP13 chromosome 2K, P.virgatum_v5, whole genome shotgun sequence genome:
- the LOC120695172 gene encoding cysteine-rich receptor-like protein kinase 29, with translation MANYPSAPQDFTLSFLEHITNNFSDGVRIGSGGFGHVYWGIYRDEKIAVKKLYDQNPGFDDAAFKKEFNNSFQLHHPNIVRLVGYCYETREINMEVRPGDYQFVKRIVRILCYEYCQGGSLDNYINEKFRERDLDTRLKIIRGISEGLNYLHYGQAQHMYHMDLKPENILLDEKNMPKIADFGLSRFLAMTKTHITTSHTTGTLGYMPPEYFTGKKISNKFDVFSLGVIILEVLAVPLGYRKYDDMSPREFVEQKLERKATNDYLK, from the exons ATGGCTAACTACCCAAGTGCGCCACAAGATTTTACATTAAGTTTCCTAGAGCATATCACAAACAATTTCTCCGACGGAGTACGGATTGGAAGTGGTGGGTTTGGTCACGTTTATTGG GGTATATATAGAGATGAAAAGATTGCTGTGAAGAAGCTCTATGATCAAAATCCAGGATTTGATGACGCAGCCTTTAAAAAAGAATTTAATAACAGTTTCCAACTCCATCATCCAAATATTGTACGGTTAGTTGGCTACTGTTACGAAACACGAGAGATAAATATGGAGGTAAGGCCGGGAGATTATCAATTCGTAAAAAGAATAGTGCGGATCCTCTGCTACGAATACTGTCAGGGCGGAAGCCTTGACAACTACATTAACG AAAAATTCAGAGAACGTGATTTGGACACACGCCTCAAGATTATCAGAGGGATTTCTGAGGGTTTAAATTACCTTCATTACGGGCAGGCGCAACATATGTATCATATGGACTTAAAACCAGAAAATATACTGCTGGATGAGAAGAATATGCCCAAAATTGCTGATTTCGGTCTGTCAAGATTCTTGGCTATGACGAAAACCCATATAACAACAAGTCATACAACAGGAACATT GGGGTACATGCCACCAGAATACTTTACCggaaaaaaaatctcaaacAAGTTCGATGTGTTCAGTTTGGGTGTTATTATTCTAGAAGTCTTGGCCGTACCTTTGGGTTACCGAAAATATGATGACATGTCTCCACGTGAGTTTGTTGAGCAA AAACTGGAACGAAAGGCCACCAATGATTACCTCAAGTGA